In Massilia violaceinigra, one DNA window encodes the following:
- a CDS encoding hybrid sensor histidine kinase/response regulator has protein sequence MQAKIKIEAKMESPDGSRPKNLRELGLDGLPNLAAVDWVGSTREALRSALDSDLPTSVMVGPDLRMFYNDAYAEILGPRHPDAYGSPFWDVLPESLPAVGVGLAEALDGRAVLMEDKGVLMEFEGRSEVRFFMSSLSPLRNDDGTVAGVLSLALETTRRVANQRERDENASRLHRLVDQAPGFIAFMRGPDHVYELVNASIVTLMGERPYVGLPVREAVPELAGQGFYELLDQVYATGTPFVGLGIPAMLRRSPAAPPEQRYMNFIYQPIFEDGVVAGIFVEGSDVTEQHLAQVEADRLNAELAERVAELREADRRKDEFLAMLAHELRNPLAPISAAADILARSPRDLARIGTASAVIARQVKHIVRLVDELLDVSRVTRGLAAVNLKPTDLRAPIMDAVEQIRPLVERLGHALEIRLPDTEAMVSGDSARLTQIAANLLDNAARYTAPGGRLQVSLEGSETTFSLRVEDNGQGIEPHQRARIFDLFEQGPRPSARTQGGLGVGLSLVRSLVAMHGGAIRAEGVESGPGSAFIVTLPRHSESPGEAGSSRTEEGAGPLKVMVVDDNVDAAEMLGMLLGAAGHRVVVEIDPGAAIERAKNEPQDVYLLDLGLPGMDGVELSARLRQLDGGAKRAFIAVTGYGHAHDRKRTAEAGFGHHLVKPVDTEQLLAILADLARLRQS, from the coding sequence TTGCAAGCCAAAATTAAAATCGAGGCAAAAATGGAATCTCCCGACGGCTCGCGCCCAAAAAACTTGCGCGAATTGGGACTGGATGGATTGCCGAACTTGGCGGCGGTTGATTGGGTCGGCTCGACAAGGGAGGCGCTTCGATCGGCGCTTGACTCGGATTTGCCGACGTCGGTGATGGTCGGGCCCGACCTAAGAATGTTCTACAACGACGCGTATGCGGAAATATTGGGTCCACGCCATCCCGACGCGTATGGGAGCCCCTTCTGGGACGTGCTGCCGGAGTCGCTTCCCGCGGTAGGCGTCGGGCTCGCCGAGGCTTTGGATGGCAGGGCGGTTCTGATGGAGGACAAGGGGGTCCTCATGGAGTTCGAAGGGCGGTCCGAAGTCCGATTCTTCATGTCGTCGCTGAGCCCGCTAAGAAACGATGACGGGACGGTCGCCGGCGTCCTCTCCTTGGCTTTGGAGACGACTCGGCGAGTCGCCAATCAGCGCGAGCGCGACGAGAACGCTTCCCGCCTGCACCGACTTGTTGACCAGGCTCCCGGCTTCATCGCATTCATGCGCGGCCCCGACCACGTCTACGAGCTAGTCAACGCCTCGATCGTCACGTTGATGGGCGAGCGGCCCTATGTCGGCCTGCCGGTCAGGGAGGCGGTGCCGGAACTGGCTGGACAAGGCTTCTACGAGCTTCTCGACCAAGTCTATGCGACCGGAACGCCTTTTGTCGGCCTTGGCATTCCAGCGATGCTGCGCCGGAGTCCGGCCGCTCCCCCGGAGCAGCGCTACATGAATTTCATCTACCAGCCCATCTTCGAGGATGGCGTGGTCGCCGGGATTTTCGTCGAGGGCAGCGACGTCACCGAGCAGCACCTGGCCCAGGTGGAGGCCGATCGGCTCAACGCGGAGCTTGCCGAAAGAGTCGCCGAGCTCAGGGAGGCCGATCGCCGCAAGGATGAGTTCCTAGCTATGCTGGCGCACGAGTTGCGAAACCCGTTGGCTCCCATCAGCGCGGCCGCCGACATCTTGGCAAGGTCGCCGCGCGACCTGGCCAGGATCGGGACCGCGAGCGCGGTGATCGCCCGCCAAGTGAAGCACATCGTGCGGCTTGTCGACGAGCTGCTTGACGTTTCGAGGGTGACGCGGGGGTTGGCCGCGGTGAACTTGAAGCCGACTGACCTGCGCGCTCCCATCATGGACGCCGTGGAGCAAATCCGGCCCCTTGTGGAGCGGCTCGGCCATGCTTTGGAGATTCGCTTGCCCGACACCGAGGCCATGGTATCCGGGGACAGCGCCAGGCTCACCCAGATCGCCGCGAATCTGCTCGACAACGCCGCGCGCTACACCGCGCCGGGGGGGCGCCTCCAAGTATCCCTCGAAGGAAGCGAGACCACGTTTTCGCTGCGCGTCGAGGACAATGGCCAAGGCATCGAACCCCATCAGCGCGCGCGAATCTTCGACTTGTTCGAGCAGGGCCCACGGCCGTCGGCCAGGACGCAGGGCGGATTGGGGGTGGGCCTATCGCTCGTCCGGAGTCTGGTCGCAATGCATGGCGGAGCCATCCGCGCGGAAGGCGTCGAATCGGGGCCCGGCTCGGCTTTCATCGTGACGTTGCCGCGCCATTCGGAATCTCCAGGCGAAGCCGGTTCGTCTCGGACGGAAGAGGGCGCCGGTCCCCTTAAGGTGATGGTCGTCGATGACAACGTCGATGCCGCCGAAATGCTCGGCATGCTCCTGGGGGCGGCTGGGCATCGCGTGGTCGTCGAGATCGACCCCGGCGCGGCCATTGAACGGGCCAAGAATGAGCCGCAGGACGTCTATCTTTTGGACCTGGGCCTGCCTGGGATGGACGGGGTCGAGTTGAGCGCGCGCCTCAGGCAGCTCGACGGGGGAGCCAAGCGCGCATTCATCGCGGTGACTGGCTACGGCCACGCGCACGATCGCAAGCGAACGGCCGAGGCGGGCTTCGGCCATCACTTGGTCAAGCCTGTCGACACCGAGCAACTGCTAGCCATCTTGGCCGACTTGGCGCGGCTGCGTCAAAGCTGA
- a CDS encoding helix-turn-helix domain-containing protein: MTNNYFKQDGTEGERLVEMRKAVGEAIGRRRQRAGMTQEAVAEKLGIGPEAVSRMERGVGSVTAERLIVLAEMFSCRADELLLQASHRPADQAGELASLLEGLPAGERLYLMESIRNFCRYVAERGDGPR; encoded by the coding sequence ATGACGAACAACTACTTCAAGCAGGATGGAACGGAAGGCGAGCGGCTTGTCGAGATGCGCAAGGCCGTGGGCGAGGCGATCGGCCGGAGGAGGCAACGGGCGGGAATGACGCAGGAGGCGGTCGCCGAGAAGCTTGGCATCGGCCCGGAGGCGGTCTCCAGAATGGAGCGCGGCGTGGGCTCGGTCACGGCCGAGCGCCTCATTGTGTTGGCCGAAATGTTCTCGTGCCGAGCCGACGAGTTGTTGTTGCAGGCGAGCCACAGGCCCGCGGACCAGGCGGGCGAATTGGCTTCGCTCCTCGAAGGGCTGCCCGCCGGGGAGCGCCTCTATTTGATGGAGTCGATTCGAAATTTCTGCCGCTACGTCGCCGAACGCGGCGACGGCCCGCGGTAA